Proteins from a genomic interval of Niabella soli DSM 19437:
- a CDS encoding RagB/SusD family nutrient uptake outer membrane protein has translation MKQYKIVVLFVFLSGFLVQCKKGFLDRTPQSEITPDIFFNGEKDLELYTNSFYNNSAVIPNAEGVYNEDDDNVIKNGLSDFLTGKRVVPVSGGGWSWYDLRNINYFLMNYKKAQVPAAKHYGGVARLFRALFYYDKVATFGDVPWYSAVIDIKDSSLLNRPRDKRTLVMDSVLADLDSAISWMNTTKSVEKVTKWTALAYKSRICLFEGTFRKYHPEFNLPNADKFLAEAAKAAEELIDKGPYKLYTSTPDKAYLELFSSKDAKDVEVILTRRYSNDLQIWHNVNYYTLTASYGRPGLEKKLVNSYLMKDGTRFTDKPGYSTLQFFDETQNRDPRLSQTIRTPGYTRIGNTKKLAPDFTGTVTGYQLVKFVTSEAEDFYNRSTNDMPLVRYAEVLLNFAEAKAELGTLTQADINKSIKLLRDRVAMPDMDMAAANANPDSYLAGQYTNVSGTNKGVILEIRRERRIELVMESFRRRDLLRWKEGHLFAEQFKGMYFPGVGPYDLDGDGKVDVYIYTGTKPTTTGPQYLKLGSEVILENNTGGLIVVNPQIAKVFDETRDYLNPIPVQEMQLNPSLVQNPNWK, from the coding sequence ATGAAGCAATATAAAATAGTGGTGCTGTTTGTTTTTTTATCGGGGTTCCTGGTGCAATGCAAAAAAGGATTCCTGGACAGAACGCCCCAAAGTGAAATTACTCCCGATATCTTTTTTAATGGAGAAAAAGACCTGGAGCTTTACACCAATTCTTTCTATAACAATAGTGCGGTTATACCCAACGCAGAAGGGGTATATAATGAAGATGATGACAATGTTATAAAAAACGGCCTGAGTGATTTTTTAACCGGGAAGCGGGTGGTTCCGGTTTCCGGAGGTGGCTGGAGCTGGTATGACTTAAGAAATATCAATTATTTTTTAATGAACTATAAAAAGGCACAGGTTCCTGCCGCAAAACATTATGGCGGTGTGGCACGCCTGTTCCGTGCATTGTTTTATTATGATAAAGTGGCCACTTTTGGTGATGTGCCCTGGTATAGTGCGGTGATCGATATTAAGGATTCCTCTTTATTGAACCGGCCCCGTGATAAGCGGACATTGGTGATGGACAGTGTACTGGCTGACCTGGATAGCGCCATCAGTTGGATGAACACCACAAAATCTGTTGAAAAAGTTACCAAGTGGACGGCGCTGGCATATAAATCGAGGATCTGTTTGTTTGAAGGCACTTTCCGGAAATACCACCCGGAGTTTAACCTGCCGAATGCAGACAAGTTCCTGGCAGAAGCAGCCAAGGCCGCGGAAGAGCTGATTGACAAAGGCCCATATAAGTTGTACACAAGTACTCCGGATAAAGCCTATCTTGAACTGTTTTCTTCAAAAGACGCCAAGGATGTGGAAGTCATTCTTACCCGCAGGTATAGTAATGACCTGCAGATATGGCACAACGTTAATTATTACACATTAACCGCTTCTTATGGCCGGCCGGGCCTCGAAAAAAAACTGGTGAACAGTTACCTGATGAAAGACGGCACCCGTTTTACCGACAAGCCGGGTTATAGCACGCTTCAATTTTTTGATGAAACGCAGAACCGTGATCCGCGTCTTTCTCAAACCATCAGAACACCCGGCTACACGCGCATTGGGAATACCAAAAAACTGGCGCCTGATTTTACAGGTACGGTTACGGGGTACCAGTTGGTGAAATTTGTAACTTCTGAAGCCGAGGATTTTTATAACCGCTCCACCAACGATATGCCGCTTGTGCGCTATGCGGAAGTGCTTTTAAATTTTGCAGAGGCTAAAGCCGAGTTAGGAACGCTGACCCAGGCAGATATTAATAAATCTATCAAACTCCTGAGAGACCGGGTAGCTATGCCCGATATGGATATGGCAGCAGCTAATGCCAACCCGGATAGTTACCTGGCAGGCCAGTACACCAATGTTTCGGGAACCAATAAAGGGGTTATATTGGAGATCCGCCGGGAAAGACGGATTGAGCTGGTAATGGAAAGCTTCCGTCGCCGCGATTTGCTAAGATGGAAAGAAGGCCACCTTTTTGCCGAGCAGTTTAAGGGGATGTATTTCCCCGGCGTAGGCCCTTACGACCTGGATGGCGACGGGAAAGTTGATGTATATATTTATACGGGAACAAAACCTACCACAACAGGACCGCAATACCTGAAACTGGGTAGCGAAGTGATCCTTGAAAATAATACCGGAGGCTTGATTGTAGTAAACCCGCAGATCGCCAAAGTGTTTGATGAAACGCGGGATTACCTGAATCCCATCCCGGTTCAGGAAATGCAGTTAAACCCCAGCCTGGTACAAAACCCCAATTGGAAATAA